atatacgtaacacacacacatatatacatatatgcatgacatggacggacagacagacagacagacagacagacagacagacagacagacagacacacacacacacacacacacacacacacacaccatgttgcTGTCCTAGGCAGTGGAACAAACTGAACAGTGTTGAAATGCTTGGTATTTTAATACCTTAGGCCTGTTTTGGCTTAAAAGGCAGCAAATCTCATGAGCACTTCTTTCTGTCTCATATTGGACAGCAACATGTTCTAGACCAGTCCTCACATTAGAGGAGAGCACAAAGAATATAGAAGCGATAGTCACGATAGTAAAAGAAATCAGGTGTTGTGGGAAAGAATAATAATACGGTATGTGTCTGCCATCAAGCTACTAAATAGCTTGATGGCAGACACACTGCTACTGTTTTTACTGTCTTAACTACCTTAAGTGACCCCCTTTGTCCTGAATCCCTTCTAGTGCCAAACCAACAGACTTCGATTTCCTAAAAGTTATTGGGAAAGGCAGCTTTGGCAAGGTGAGctctatattatattattttatatattcttatACTGTTCTGTCTGAGCTCGTTTTGTGTCCATCATTTGGGGATGTTGTCTTTTCATGGTGACATGGGAGAAGGCCCATGGTGCATTGGTAGAACACAGGCCTAGTACTATGCAGGAGCCTATGCCCGTGACATAGATAAGAAAAAGATTGGATAGCAAGAGATATGAAAGAATCTTCTCTGAGATCTGGGCAAGTCTCAGACGTAGTAGCAGCTGATAAAACTGGGCTAGACAAAGAACTAATCTGAGGGAATGTGAGTGGGCCGAAGAATGGGCAGCATATGGTACTCCAGTTGTTGACCATAACTCCCATCTACTCTAGCCAGCTTCATTAAGTATGATGGCACTTTCCAGCAGCATCTGGCAGGCTTCAAGTTGAAGACTGCTGTTCTAAGAGAGCTTCCTGTGTATATCTGTAGCACCCAAGGACCTGACGTTTAATGGTGAaatattattttccttcctttgatATAAGAACAGATTTTAACTGGATACAAATTGTTCTTCAGGTTCTTCTTGCAAAACGAAAACTGGATGGGAAGTTCTATGCGGTTAAAGtgcttcagaaaaaaattgttctcAACAGGAAAGAGGTGAAAGGAAAtagatattttattttcccctccaATTACAAAATTGTTCCTATTTACTTATTGACCTTTCACTTCCTTGCAGCAAAAACATATTATGGCTGAACGCAATGTGCTGTTGAAAAATGTGAAACATCCATTTTTAGTTGGATTGCATTATTCATTCCAAACCACAGAGAAGCTTTACTTTGTACTGGATTTTGTTAATGGAGGGGAGGTAGGTATATCTTTGGGACTTACGGGAGAATGTGATCTTTTGAAATTCACAGAACACCTTGTTTTAGTTCACTTTGGAAATAAGCTGCAATAACTAATTGTTGTGACAACTTAATTCAAAACAACTATCTTGCTGTTTGTGCTGTTCTATTATCCTCTCTACTGAATGATGAGAATTTACAATTATGTGGAGCAGTCATCATATCCATCACATTAGCCCAACACACCTACAGAATGGGCTTAGTTCATTTACCATCTGTAGCCCAAACATATTGGGGCCACAGATGTGACAAAATAAGGAAATGGCTTAAAGGAAGGATGTGAATAATTATGCACAGAATGTGTTTTCACTGTTATGATAGTTGTTCATAGGGAAATGGCAGATTGTGTTAATCCATCGCTAAGAATGAcagcatactttttaaaataccatattcttttaatttttgttctgcATATTTACAGCTCTtctttcatttgcaaaaagaacgTTCCTTTCCTGAGCACAGAGCCAGGTTTTATGCTGCTGAAATAGCCAGTGCTTTGGGCTACCTCCACTCCATAAAAATTGTGTACAGGTAAATGTTTAGACtacatttatttgttaaaatgaAACTTAAATAACTGCTGTGCTGAATTCAAACATGTTGTATTAGTCACTTTTTAATTCTCATATTTATAAAGCATACTTTCTTAATTTACACATAAGCCTACATTGTCTTCAAAAGATTCCTTTTTATTGCTAGATATTTCACTCAGATATCTTATTCTGAACTTTTGTGttgccttttcttctttgtgtgtgtgaccagagatttgaaaccagaaaaCATTCTTCTAGATTCAGTGGTAGGTAGTCATTCCTGTTACCTCAGTATACTCTTAAGTAATTGGATCACTAGAACTTGGCACTATTTTACAATTGAATATTTGTTTCAATGCAGGGACATGTTGTCTTAACAGATTTTGGGCTTTGTAAAGAAGGAATTGCTATTTCAGACACCACAGCAACATTTTGTGGGACACCAGAGGTCAGTTAATTTCCTTGAATGGTATTTTTGTAGTCATTTTCTAGAAactactcttttttttctgaaggacAGGGTTATTTTTAAGGGGGAGAGGTTGATAAAAAATATTCCTAAAATATTTGCACATCAGTGCAAATGCCAAActccttttcaatgcatttgttTTTTGGATGAGCAGAACATTTACCCTAAACAGCAGGAACATAATGTTTGATATAAGGGCAACAGTATTTCATAAATTATGTCTTCTTTTACTTAGGGTGTTTCAGTCAGGAGGATCAGGTCAAATAAAATCTGTAAGAAAGAATGCTAGTATATGTGGTCTTTGCACCTGAAATGCATATATATTGCAAGAAAATTCAAACACCAGGAAAACACTGCTCAATCTGACAGTGGGCTAACAGTGGGCTAAGCTGTATAAGGAGGCTGTATCATCTTTTTCCTTCAAGTAGAACAGAAAAGCTAAACTAAGACAATGATgcttatttttaatacttttaagtGATTTAGAATTTTATTGTATCCATTAATAACTTGTTGGGTGCCCCATGCAGATTTTTGGAGAAGCAGCTTTTAAACCATGAAGTTTTTTCTCTTCAACTTCAACTATTTATGTTAAGCCAGACTGTTTTTTTATTACAAGAACAGATGTTGGTAGTTAAAGGTGAAACTTACTGCAGAATATCTCATTATACTTGTGCTTGTCCTGTATTATTGTTTTAAAGTTATGTATCTCTAAATGGGTGGTGATGTTTCCTTCTATAGTACCTGGCCCCAGAGGTGATCAGAAAACAACCATACGATAACACAGTAGATTGGTGGTGCCTTGGAGCTGTTCTCTATGAAATGCTATATGGTCTGGTATGTATTTACTATTTTACGCATAAATAAGCAATGTCTCTGAATGCTGGGGTGTTTGTGTGCCTGcctatatcctgcctttcttccctgcAGGACCTAAGGTAGCTTATACTGTAATATAGGTTTAAAAGCTATAAAGCTGAAAAAacacagtgaccaaaatcctgttatgtagTTATGCCAACAAAAGAGAACTGGCATAGCTCACAGAAGCAAATGGTTGTAATAAGCTAGTTCCTGCTTGGATTCTTAGTTTTGTGCCAAGCCACCcaccttatttgtttgtttgtttgcttgcttctttgtttaaaatattttaccccacctttctccttgaaaaggacccaaggtggcttacaacaatggaagataatatttgaagttgaaaacaatgaatatacaacagtggttaacatcattaaaatatcatatttaaaaCTAGGAACAAttaataaggaggcatcttacaacattaacaggcaatattaaagcaaagATAAATgagtatacaattttttttaaaaaagtcactctagtcaaagcagtaatacgTAACAatgtatctaaaaatcacactcaggtagcTGTTTTACTGAGGGGCaaccctgcctgaagaaaaaggtctttgcttgcctgcagaaggacagcaaagatgaggccaatcAGGCCTCCTATGGGAgaggagttccaaagcctgggagcagcaacagagaagactgtCTCCTGtattcccaccaaatgcacctataAGGGTGGcagaactgagagaaaagcctcttctgattatcttaacatctgAGCTGGCTTATAAAGGAAAAGtcagtctttgagacagcttggatccagaccatttagggctttataagttaaaaccagcactttaagtTGTGCCCagtaactgatcagcagccaatggagctgctgtaacaagggtgttatgtgatccttgtaactaGTTCCAGTCAGCCATCTGGCTGCACATTTGGACCTGTtcaagtttcctgacactttccttcagcagccccacatagagcacattacagtaatccatctgggaagtaactagggtgtcTATCACAGTGGCCATATCAGATCTCGCAAGAAATGGATGTAGcgggtgcactagttttaattgctCAAggacactcctggccactgcaaagacctgggcatccaagttcAGGCTCCAGACACTTGTTTTGAATCAAGACAGCTTTCTTGGATTTAGATACAAAAGAGAGATAGAGTTACCTGTCATCAGCATACCCGTGGCACCGAAGATAATCTCACCCAGCATTGCCTCCCTCAGAGGGATAAAATAGAACTCTGAGGGACTGCACAAGCCACTGACCCCAAGCACTACCTTCTAAGTTCACCCTCCAGAAAGGAcctgagccactgtaaaacaatatCTCTGAGTCCTATCGCAAATAGACAGTCCAGATGGACATATGGTAGGTGTTACTGAAAACAGCCAAGAAGTCACACAGAACCACTGTTACGTTCACCCTGTGCCccggtttctttttctcaacccaaagggctTATGCTGGTGgcattccctctttctttcgctgccaccagtggatttctttatccacgctgtaaaggactttagtctgacactggctgccaacaataGAACTTGTTCATTAAAGGGTATTAGGGTAATttagaatcacagatgttctttattcatttcatagaatcaaaatcattgaaataacATATATTCTACCACACATTCAgtcacctcctgttttatttattcactttaaccagtttatctttattggttacagttctCATTCTTTCACTGACTATCCCTCTCTATTCACTGACAAACCtctctccttttattttccctcacTGTCTCTAACGCACTTAACTGGCTCTctgcctccgcccctcctgtcctctcataggcttatgcaaatgagctcctaTGAGTGACAGGTGGGACAGCCGTCACTTACACCTTCTCCAATTCCCTGCATAGTTGCCAAAGCTGTCTGTGTTCCATAATCAGGCCTGAAGACAAATTGAAATGGCTCTGCATAGCCCCTCTCATACAGGATCACTTGAAGCCAAGAAGCCATCATGTATCTTGCCCAAAAATGTCTGCCACGTTTTGCCACTTTTTCACAATGGGCCCTTAGTAAATTTTGATCATTTCTTGTGGGACAAGGCATAAGAATCCCTGACCTCTTAGAAAATTCTGCTGGATGATTCTGTGCAGAcaccatggtggcagagaaggacTTATTTGCTGCCAGTGCCATGAAGTAGGCCTTCTAGTGAGTTCTAGCCCATATTTGGTTGCAACTGCTTTTATCCATTTCTGACATTCTAGTCATCATCCCATTTATTTCATCACCATCTAAACACAATGCATGCATTTTGCCTAGACAAATAGGGGACTAGTTTAGCTCCACTCTGTGGGAGGGAACACTTAGGAGCTATTGTGTTGTTAAGAAACAAAACCACATGAAAGGTGTTGCCCTCACCTGCTTTCACAGTCAAAGACAAAGTGCTAGAGTACAGGAATCCTTGCTCTCTTCCATTTGCATTAGCCTTAAAGATGGCATTTAGAACTAACAGAATTTCCAGGATGTGTATTTGTGAATGGGCTACTTCACTTTCAGCACGTcttgtgattttcttttctgctgcGTAGTGTTAATTTCCTGGCTCACTAGTAGAAAGAGATTATGTCACCCAACACAAATGGAACAGACAACTGAAGTGGCAATGATCCTATTCATTGCTAAGTAGAAAGGAATCAGTTAGAAAAGGCTGATGGTATCAGTGTCCAGAACATTAGCAACATGTTCTCATTTTCACAGGTCTTATAGCTTTATGTCAATtgcccttttgttttttcttggtaCTAAGGTAAAAGGAATCTATTCTAGACTCTtgccatatatatattttaaagtgtgtttttcaGTActtgagaaaatatttttctctgccCTTCTTTATCTCTCTTACATAAAATGCAGTTTTTCTAGCTGACAAAAGAGTCCAAAAGCTGCTTGTTAAAAAAGTAATCATGCCATACACAATTTTGAAAATAGATATTGGACCAATGAAACAACAAACCAAGAGTTAGTAAACTGACGTAAGAACACGATTGCAGACTTTTCTTCCCCATGCAGCCCTCGATACCATGTAAAAATGGAGGGTTCCCCAGCCGTTAGGAGCAGTTCTTTGTGGTGCATAAGAAGTTGCAGTAGAATGGAAGCTTTCCTCTTTCCCAGTTCTGGTGAAAGCAGTTCTATCATATGTATATGCTTTTTGGATCCTAgcctggttttttaaaatctttgttttaatactgtaccTTTTCCCTCTTCAGCCTCCTTTTTACTGTCGTGATGTTGCAGAGATGTATGAAAATATTCTTCACAAACCCCTACACTTAAGGCCAGGCATCAGTCTTACTGCGTGGTCCATTTTAGAAGAACTTTTGgagaaaaacagacaaaacagacTTGGAGCTAAAGAAGACTTTGTATGTAATGTATCTGACGTGAACTagtaaatatattgaaaaatatgTAGAGCTTAAGGCCATAACAACATTAAACAAGAATTCGAAATGTATCTTCATCATTTAAATTTACAGTTGCCATGGCAGTTCTTTTAAGTGTGAAAAACACATCATATGAAACATTTAGGAATTTGAATTTGGCTACTATAGCTTAGTGATTTAAAATCAGCTACTGTAATTTCTTTTAGAtaaaatacatttgaaatataGGGTGTTCCCTAAAATTGGTTGATGTAACAAGTGTTGCAACTTTTCAGATTAGCAGagcaaaggaagtgtttaatttgtcaaTGTCATGAAGTAGTTGTCtatttaagccacttcacaatatgagTGATTCTCAATATAAGGAGCCTTGACAGTGCCAagattgctttggtttgtttcctgcAATCACAAACTCTGGAAACAAGccaaaacagagtgatcttaCCTgaaccaaaaaaagtagaagctacTGACATGGGTCCAAAAAGTGCAGGTAAGgatgctctggggatgggctggttttctCTGGCGATTGTGACATGTGATtgtagggaaaaagaaaaaagcagccaGTCCcagcagtggaccaaacagtccACTGTGGGATCTAAATGTTCCTCTAATTGCACTCTAAGCTGATTATTCAATAATTGTAACTTCAATTTCACCTTTTTCTCTCTAGCTTTTGTTCTTTGCCTTTACTTAACCTGGGAATTGTGGGTGGTATACTGACAATATAAATACAGAGAACATACATTGATTGTATTCTGTCTTGAGCAGTTCACTTGATAATATTGCAGTATATTTATGCAAAGACTGTGAATAGCTTACAAGAAGAATTGGCGCCTTCTGAAATATGGATTTCATTATAATATTGATAAGAAACAGAATTAACTAACTTTTCAGGACAGCCCAAAATGTTTGGTACCTGAGGCAGAATGGCAAATGATACCTCTATTTCTTCCTAGAAGTACAAATACAATAGTAACATAAACAAATCATAGCCTTCTTAGATACCTGAATCTActgcctcactctacctaatggtagggctaaCCCCTCAATTTTTCCAGAACTTTCCTGTAAAGTCTATGATTAATCATTTTTGCTcaaatgttaaaaaacaaacctAAATTTGATGGAACATCATGAATTTAGAAAATGgatttgagtttttaaaatgtggtgcctCCAAATGTTTTGCCCTACACCTTTGGGACTCTGTGACTATTGGCCATCCTGTCCTGGGacaatgagagttgtagtccaaaatagggCAAGGCCTGGGGGAATTTCTGTAAATTCAAATACAttgctatactgtactgtattgcagaTATTTCTTTTATGGACAATGGAGGGCAGCTTTGTGTTAAGACAGGTGAGGGTAGCATTTATTAAATtaatgatttattttgtatttcagcTTGAAATTCAAAGGCATCCTTTCTTTGAATCTGTCAACTGGACTGACCTTGTACAAAAAAAGATCCCACCACCTTTTAATCCTAATGTGGTAGGTATGATGCCTTATACTGTCTTAGTagacagaaatgtaacattttatctAAGCAGGGGTTATAGTTAAGCTGCTGAAGACAGTGGTAATAACTGCacttaaaaggtgttggtggaagggaaaacatggagaaaaactattactttttttgttcttgtctGAAGCTTTGCcatacaattaataaataaataatttttacctAAAAATGGGGATTATTATATCAAAATATTTCAAGGACAAAAACTATCGAGAAGTatttgtcgttgtcgttgttatgtgctgttaaattgcctctaacttatggcaaccctgtaaTGAGTTATctttaaaatgttctgtcctcaaaagccctgctcagctcttgtgaactgaAGTTTGTGGATTcttttaaggagtcagtccatctcatatttggccctcctctttttctgctgccttcaaacttACCCTGGCATTATTTCCTTTTTCtaccctgtcttctcatgatgtgcccaaagtagggcaactttagtttcaatatttttgccttcagagatggttcaggtttgatttgatctagtaccTACATGTTGGTCTTTCTATCACTgaagggtatccacaaagctctcctccagcaccacatttcaaatgattttttccccaaaaataatttAGAAGGCAAAAATATTTATATGGAGCTGTAAGCCAAGTTGTAGCCCTCATCATTCTAGGTGGTGTTCTTCAGATTCTGAATCCCAAACCAAATAGGGCTGATTTATAGATATTAGGAAGATAGCCAAATTGATGTAAATTCCTCTGGAACAGACTAATGTCAAATTTGAACATTCCCAAAGTTTTGTCAATGATCCAGATTCAGAGACTCCCAGATAATAAGTCTTATAAAAACTCTGATACATTTCTGGTAATCCATGTAAGGAAAATGTAAGGAGGTGGTTGATTTGTGACTGACAATTCTATCATCTAATTATACTTTAGATTTTTACCAAAGCTCTCCAATCACAGCATTTTGAAGGAGAGATTTTGGAGTAAATACATTGCATGATTCAATGTTCCATGATCTTGACTGGTTTTATTTGCAGAAGGGCAAAAATGCTAATGGATTTTTATTTAAGTAGAATCTTTGGGAGCCATGATGATCTAGCTTTTTGAATGTTCAGGTTTATCTACCTTGTTTTATTATACGTACTCCAGAACCACTTGTGTGCTGTCACATTCTCTATAGTTTTGATGCCAATTGAgcagaaaacaaaatactgtaatctTTGTTATTCTTAATAATTCCCTAACTCTTGCACCTAACCTTCTAAAAGCAAATATATTATCTATTGTTGATTTCTAGTGTTAGTCAGTGGGAGGCATAAAGATCTGGACTTCTGACTGAAATTCAGCTTTGAACCAGATAGCCTCTGAATCAGAGAAAGCCAATTTAAACTGTTATCAAATTCCTGAATTAAAAGTACAGATTGAACTGTGTGGCCAGTACACACTCCCACAAAACACACTAAAATATTTTGCTGAGAAATGAATAAACTTTCCCAGTTTCAATGGAAGTATGAGAAATTTAGCTCTTTGCAGTGACTTGTGTCTGTTTTCTCTCCTAGTCTGGTCCAGATGACATCAGGAACTTTGATGCAGCATTTACAGAAGAGAATGTACCCTATTCAGTTTGCATTTCTTCTGACTATAATATTGTAAATGCCAGTGTGCTTGAAGCAGATGATGCATTCATTGGATTTTCTTATGCACCACCTTCTGAAGACTTATTTCACTAAGACTTCTGGAGATAAGAAATACATCACAGATCATCTTTAAATGGACTAAAATGTTTTGATTGTGAATAGCTTTTCTTTGACAATACGTGCAACTAGTGCCTCATTTGATATGTTGAACAAACTTTATCTGCTGTAATTATGAGGAATGTGGGCATTTTGGATTACTTAGACTGTTACACCTtctgcacaaaaatatttttagaataaATGTATTTAGTTAACTTTCTTAATCTTGAGACTTTTTCTAAGAAAAGACACTGACTGTTTCACTCCAGTTTACATTAGCATATCCATATTGGCGGTCTCTAATAGCAGCACACTTTAACACATTTAAAAGCCTTTATAACTATGTTGACTTTGTTCTTGAAATGGCATTATGCAACTATTTTTgtatattattgtttaaaaaaagataatcttATCCAGTACAGATTTGAAGGCTAGTCAGTTTATTGACAATGCATTCCTCTAACTTTCTAGATATGCCACCTATAGTCATGGTGGACACAGAAGTATGGTTAAAGGACCAGTTTACTGAGAAATTTGATTCATTCCTGTTGTAAAAC
This sequence is a window from Pogona vitticeps strain Pit_001003342236 chromosome 4, PviZW2.1, whole genome shotgun sequence. Protein-coding genes within it:
- the SGK3 gene encoding serine/threonine-protein kinase Sgk3 isoform X1, which codes for MDLKESCPSVSIPSSDEHRVKKKRFTVYKVLVSVGTNEWFVFRRYAEFDKLYNTLRKQFPTMNLRIPAKRIFGDNFDPDFIKQRRAGLNEFIQNLVRHPELCNHPDVRSFLQMDNPKHQYDPSEDEDERNSQKQLISTSQNINLGPSANPHAKPTDFDFLKVIGKGSFGKVLLAKRKLDGKFYAVKVLQKKIVLNRKEQKHIMAERNVLLKNVKHPFLVGLHYSFQTTEKLYFVLDFVNGGELFFHLQKERSFPEHRARFYAAEIASALGYLHSIKIVYRDLKPENILLDSVGHVVLTDFGLCKEGIAISDTTATFCGTPEYLAPEVIRKQPYDNTVDWWCLGAVLYEMLYGLPPFYCRDVAEMYENILHKPLHLRPGISLTAWSILEELLEKNRQNRLGAKEDFLEIQRHPFFESVNWTDLVQKKIPPPFNPNVSGPDDIRNFDAAFTEENVPYSVCISSDYNIVNASVLEADDAFIGFSYAPPSEDLFH
- the SGK3 gene encoding serine/threonine-protein kinase Sgk3 isoform X2, encoding MDLKESCPSVSIPSSDEHRVKKKRFTVYKVLVSVGTNEWFVFRRYAEFDKLYNTLRKQFPTMNLRIPAKRIFGDNFDPDFIKQRRAGLNEFIQNLVRHPELCNHPDVRSFLQMDNPKHQYDPSEDEDERNSQKLISTSQNINLGPSANPHAKPTDFDFLKVIGKGSFGKVLLAKRKLDGKFYAVKVLQKKIVLNRKEQKHIMAERNVLLKNVKHPFLVGLHYSFQTTEKLYFVLDFVNGGELFFHLQKERSFPEHRARFYAAEIASALGYLHSIKIVYRDLKPENILLDSVGHVVLTDFGLCKEGIAISDTTATFCGTPEYLAPEVIRKQPYDNTVDWWCLGAVLYEMLYGLPPFYCRDVAEMYENILHKPLHLRPGISLTAWSILEELLEKNRQNRLGAKEDFLEIQRHPFFESVNWTDLVQKKIPPPFNPNVSGPDDIRNFDAAFTEENVPYSVCISSDYNIVNASVLEADDAFIGFSYAPPSEDLFH
- the SGK3 gene encoding serine/threonine-protein kinase Sgk3 isoform X4; its protein translation is MLHHHPYHFFLDFIKQRRAGLNEFIQNLVRHPELCNHPDVRSFLQMDNPKHQYDPSEDEDERNSQKQLISTSQNINLGPSANPHAKPTDFDFLKVIGKGSFGKVLLAKRKLDGKFYAVKVLQKKIVLNRKEQKHIMAERNVLLKNVKHPFLVGLHYSFQTTEKLYFVLDFVNGGELFFHLQKERSFPEHRARFYAAEIASALGYLHSIKIVYRDLKPENILLDSVGHVVLTDFGLCKEGIAISDTTATFCGTPEYLAPEVIRKQPYDNTVDWWCLGAVLYEMLYGLPPFYCRDVAEMYENILHKPLHLRPGISLTAWSILEELLEKNRQNRLGAKEDFLEIQRHPFFESVNWTDLVQKKIPPPFNPNVSGPDDIRNFDAAFTEENVPYSVCISSDYNIVNASVLEADDAFIGFSYAPPSEDLFH
- the SGK3 gene encoding serine/threonine-protein kinase Sgk3 isoform X3, whose protein sequence is MDLKESCPSVSIPSSDEHRVKKKRFTVYKVLVSVGTNEWFVFRRYAEFDKLYNTLRKQFPTMNLRIPAKRIFGDNFDPDFIKQRRAGLNEFIQNLVRHPELCNHPDVRSFLQMDNPKHQYDPSEDEDERNSQKQLISTSQNINLGPSANPHAKPTDFDFLKVIGKGSFGKVLLAKRKLDGKFYAVKVLQKKIVLNRKELFFHLQKERSFPEHRARFYAAEIASALGYLHSIKIVYRDLKPENILLDSVGHVVLTDFGLCKEGIAISDTTATFCGTPEYLAPEVIRKQPYDNTVDWWCLGAVLYEMLYGLPPFYCRDVAEMYENILHKPLHLRPGISLTAWSILEELLEKNRQNRLGAKEDFLEIQRHPFFESVNWTDLVQKKIPPPFNPNVSGPDDIRNFDAAFTEENVPYSVCISSDYNIVNASVLEADDAFIGFSYAPPSEDLFH
- the SGK3 gene encoding serine/threonine-protein kinase Sgk3 isoform X5 produces the protein MLHHHPYHFFLDFIKQRRAGLNEFIQNLVRHPELCNHPDVRSFLQMDNPKHQYDPSEDEDERNSQKLISTSQNINLGPSANPHAKPTDFDFLKVIGKGSFGKVLLAKRKLDGKFYAVKVLQKKIVLNRKEQKHIMAERNVLLKNVKHPFLVGLHYSFQTTEKLYFVLDFVNGGELFFHLQKERSFPEHRARFYAAEIASALGYLHSIKIVYRDLKPENILLDSVGHVVLTDFGLCKEGIAISDTTATFCGTPEYLAPEVIRKQPYDNTVDWWCLGAVLYEMLYGLPPFYCRDVAEMYENILHKPLHLRPGISLTAWSILEELLEKNRQNRLGAKEDFLEIQRHPFFESVNWTDLVQKKIPPPFNPNVSGPDDIRNFDAAFTEENVPYSVCISSDYNIVNASVLEADDAFIGFSYAPPSEDLFH